One genomic region from Glaciimonas sp. PAMC28666 encodes:
- a CDS encoding MFS transporter: protein MSLPLFALAVAAFGIGTTEFVIMGLLPNVAQDLGVSIPAAGMLVTGYALGVTIGAPIIAIVTANMPRRTALLSLMGLFIVGNILCALSPNYTVLMVARVVTAFCHGAFFGIGSVVAAGLVAPNRRAQAIALMFAGLTLANVLGVPFGTALGQLLGWRSTFWAVTVIGVLAVMALAAWLPKQIVMQKSSLLQEFRVLADRQVLMVLAISALASASLFSVFTYITPILEDVTGLTPHAVTLVLLIFGVGLTVGSALGGKLADWRLLPSLIAFLVALAVVLTVFSVTMHTPVAAVATIFVWGVLAFAIVPPLQVLVVDRAIEAPNLAATLNQGAFNLGNATGAWFGGLAIGAGFQLTVLPFVGVLMVLLALGLTIWSASMGRSSLALTAGD, encoded by the coding sequence ATGTCCTTGCCTTTATTTGCCCTGGCCGTTGCCGCTTTTGGTATCGGTACCACTGAGTTCGTCATCATGGGCTTGTTGCCTAATGTGGCGCAGGATCTGGGAGTGTCGATTCCGGCCGCCGGGATGCTGGTCACGGGCTACGCGCTTGGCGTTACCATTGGCGCGCCCATTATCGCCATTGTTACCGCTAACATGCCGCGTCGTACCGCGTTGTTAAGTCTCATGGGATTGTTCATCGTCGGTAATATATTGTGCGCACTGTCACCTAATTACACGGTGCTAATGGTGGCGCGGGTGGTCACAGCGTTTTGTCATGGCGCCTTTTTCGGCATCGGCTCCGTCGTGGCGGCCGGTTTGGTAGCGCCGAATCGGCGGGCGCAGGCGATTGCCTTAATGTTTGCGGGGCTGACTCTGGCAAACGTATTGGGTGTGCCTTTCGGTACTGCTTTGGGCCAGCTACTGGGCTGGCGGTCGACGTTCTGGGCGGTAACGGTCATTGGTGTGTTAGCCGTCATGGCGCTGGCGGCCTGGCTCCCAAAACAGATCGTGATGCAAAAAAGTAGTTTGCTCCAGGAGTTTCGTGTCCTCGCTGACCGTCAGGTCCTGATGGTACTGGCCATCAGCGCGCTGGCTTCGGCTAGTTTATTTTCAGTGTTTACGTACATCACGCCAATCTTAGAAGACGTTACCGGCTTAACCCCGCATGCGGTAACGCTGGTGTTACTGATCTTCGGCGTCGGCCTGACTGTCGGCAGTGCGCTTGGCGGAAAACTGGCAGATTGGCGGCTATTACCGTCGCTTATTGCCTTTTTAGTAGCGCTAGCCGTTGTGCTGACGGTGTTTTCGGTCACCATGCATACGCCGGTTGCCGCAGTTGCGACGATTTTTGTGTGGGGTGTACTGGCATTTGCTATCGTGCCACCGTTGCAGGTTTTGGTCGTAGATCGCGCTATCGAAGCGCCGAATCTGGCTGCCACCTTGAATCAGGGCGCCTTCAATCTTGGCAACGCAACAGGGGCCTGGTTTGGGGGCCTTGCGATTGGAGCCGGTTTTCAATTAACTGTTTTGCCGTTCGTTGGCGTATTGATGGTCCTTCTGGCGCTGGGTCTGACCATTTGGTCGGCGTCTATGGGACGAAGCAGCTTAGCGTTAACTGCGGGTGATTAA
- a CDS encoding phytoene/squalene synthase family protein produces the protein MGECADDCVSLQSKAAAFQAEILLKVSRTFALTIPQLPPDLCRAVSNAYLLCRIADTIEDEPALTVAQKYHYEAAFVDVVTGQRDAGAFANEVAPLLSAQTLDAERDLLKQLPLVLHITATLRPAQRAAIVRCLKVMSRGMVEFQRNASLNGLATLHDLDCYCYCVAGVVGEMLTALIIDFAPDMVSQRKLMLPMSVSFGHGLQITNILKDQWEDRERDICWLPQDMLAAQGVHPATLSPGGQSANYAMVMTELIGIAHAHLCQALEFALQIPAKHAGIRRFILWATGLALLTLRNLHERPHFSYGTEVKVSRKEVARIIKFTTLFEKNDLGLRRLFAVATRKLPFTPLTAEWCAPYRPAFPWPKRAIPYLSDIGQCEG, from the coding sequence ATGGGCGAATGTGCCGACGATTGCGTCTCGTTGCAAAGCAAAGCAGCAGCTTTTCAAGCTGAAATCCTGCTCAAGGTATCAAGAACGTTTGCACTAACCATTCCACAATTGCCTCCGGATTTATGCCGTGCCGTGTCAAATGCGTACTTGTTATGCCGCATTGCCGATACCATCGAAGACGAGCCGGCGCTCACAGTTGCGCAAAAATACCATTACGAAGCAGCCTTTGTCGACGTCGTGACCGGTCAGCGCGATGCAGGTGCATTCGCAAATGAAGTGGCACCTTTGCTTTCCGCGCAAACGCTGGACGCCGAGCGCGACCTGCTAAAGCAACTGCCGCTTGTACTTCACATTACGGCTACCTTGAGACCGGCCCAACGAGCTGCGATAGTACGGTGCTTAAAGGTAATGTCACGCGGTATGGTCGAGTTTCAACGGAATGCCAGCCTGAACGGGCTCGCTACCCTGCACGATCTCGATTGTTACTGCTATTGCGTGGCGGGCGTGGTGGGAGAAATGTTGACTGCTTTGATCATCGATTTCGCGCCAGACATGGTATCTCAGCGCAAACTGATGTTACCGATGTCCGTATCGTTCGGTCACGGACTCCAGATTACCAATATTCTCAAGGATCAGTGGGAGGATCGTGAGCGCGACATCTGCTGGTTACCGCAGGATATGTTGGCGGCCCAAGGAGTGCATCCGGCAACCCTGAGTCCCGGTGGACAAAGTGCGAACTACGCCATGGTTATGACCGAATTGATCGGGATCGCCCATGCGCATCTTTGCCAGGCGCTGGAATTTGCGCTACAGATTCCCGCGAAACATGCCGGCATTCGTCGCTTCATACTCTGGGCTACCGGTTTAGCGCTATTGACGTTGCGAAATCTGCACGAGAGACCTCACTTTTCCTACGGTACGGAGGTGAAGGTTTCGCGTAAAGAAGTGGCTCGCATCATTAAATTTACGACGCTTTTCGAAAAAAATGATCTTGGTTTGCGCCGCCTGTTTGCTGTCGCCACGCGTAAGCTTCCCTTTACCCCGTTAACCGCAGAGTGGTGCGCGCCATATCGTCCTGCTTTTCCATGGCCAAAAAGAGCCATTCCTTACCTGAGCGATATCGGTCAATGTGAAGGTTGA